In Canis lupus familiaris isolate Mischka breed German Shepherd chromosome 9, alternate assembly UU_Cfam_GSD_1.0, whole genome shotgun sequence, a single window of DNA contains:
- the UNC13D gene encoding protein unc-13 homolog D isoform X2, with protein MDLSHGRPGDGQGGPGAGLPGGLLWEQIEPPSHHLSPEERALLYEETLYTVLHRLGQPEPNHVREASELLQYLQEAFHMGPEEHQQMLQQVQKLEKPIFCLKATVKQAKGILGKDVSGFSDPYCLLGIEQGVGVPGDSPGSRHRQKAVVRHTIPEEQTHRTQVITQTLNPVWEETFILEFENISNSSFHLDMWDLDTVESVRQKLGELTDLHGLRRIFKEARKDKGQDDFLGNVVVRLQDLHCREDQWYPLEPRTETHPDRGQCHLQFQLIHKRRATVASRSQPSYSVHLHLLQQLVSHEVTQHQAGSTSWDGSLSPQAATILFLHATQKDLSDFHQSMAQWLAYSRLYQSLEFPSSCLLHPITSIEYQWIQGRLKEEQLEELATSFSNLLAYGLSLIRRFRSVFPLSVSDSPARLQSLLRVLVQMCKMKAFGELCRDSAPLPHLVTEALKTGTVEWFHLKQQHHQPMVQGMLEAGQALLSLVQDIIVDLRQCQHTWNKIFQNTLKVDLFSMAFLELQWLVAKRVQDHTAVVAGNPVSPEVGESLFQLYVSLKELCQLGPAPAERDGVQALDGFHRWFQPAIPSWLQKTYSVALARVQRAVQMDELVPLGELTKHSTSAVDLSTCFAQISHTARQLDWPDPEEAFMITVKFVEDTCRLALVYCSLIKARARELSAGQKDQGQAANMLCVVVNDMEQLRLVIGRLPTQLAWEAVEQRVGAVLEQGQLQNTLHAQLQGALAGLGHEIRTGVRTLAKQLEAGIAKHIQKLVDVKESVLPEDAILPLMKFLEVKLCYMNTNLVQENFSSLLTLLWTHTLTVLVDVAASQRSCPLASSRLKIALQNLEICFYAEGCGLPPAALHTVTFQALRRDLELQAASSRELIQKYYCSRIQQQAETASEELGAVTVKASYRASEQKLRVELLSASSLLPLDSNGSSDPFVQLTLEPRHEFPELAPRETQRHKKELHPLFDETFEFLVPAEPCQKDGACLLLTVLDHDTLGADDLEGEAFLPLCSVPGLTGTEEPGEVPQIRLPLTYPALNGDPILQLLESRKGDREAQVFVRLRRQRAKQASQHAPRPGR; from the exons ATGGACCTCAGCCACGGCAGGCCAGGGGACGGGCAAGGCGGCCCGGGGGCTGGACTCCCAGGAGGCCTGCTGTGGGAACAG ATCGAGCCTCCATCCCATCACCTCTCCCCGGAGGAG CGGGCCCTGCTCTATGAGGAAACTCTCTACACCGTCCTGCACCGCCTGGGGCAGCCTGAGCCCAATCATGTGCGGGAGGCCTCCGAGCTGCTGCAGTACCTGCAGGAG GCCTTCCACATGGGACCCGAGGAGCACCAGCAGATGCTGCAGCAGGTCCAGAAACTTGAG AAGCCAATATTTTGTCTCAAGGCAACGGTGAAACAAGCCAAGGGCATTCTGGGCAAAGATGTCAGTG gaTTCAGTGACCCCTACTGCCTGCTGGGAATTGAGCAGGGGGTGGGTGTGCCGGGGGACAGCCCTGGGTCCCGGCATCGGCAGAAGGCTGTGGTGAGGCACACGATCCCCGAGGAACAGACCCACCGCACCCAGGTCATCACCCAGACCCTCAACCCCGTCTGGGAGGAGACCTTCATTCT GGAGTTTGAGAACATAAGCAACTCGAGCTTCCATCTGGACATGTG gGACCTGGACACCGTGGAGTCCGTCAGACAGAAGCTCGGGGAGCTCACAGACCTGCATGGGCTGCGGAG GATCTTTAAGGAGGCGCGGAAGGACAAAGGCCAGGATGATTTTCTGGGGAACGTGGTTGTGAGGCTACAG GATCTGCACTGCCGGGAGGATCAGTGGTACCCTCTGGAGCCGCGCACGGAGACCCACCCAGACCGGGGCCAGTGCCACCTCCAGTTCCAGCTCATCCACAAGCGG AGAGCCACTGTGGCCAGCCGCTCCCAACCCAGCTACTCGGTGCATCTCCACCTGCTCCAGCAGCTTGTGTCCCATGAGGTCACCCAGCACCAG GCAGGGAGTACCTCCTGGGATGGGTCGCTGAGTCCCCAGGCTGCCACCATCCTCTTTCTCCATGCAACGCAGAAGGACCTGTCCGACTTCCACCAGTCCATGGC GCAGTGGCTGGCCTACAGTCGTCTATACCAGAGCCTGGAGTTCCCGAGCAGCTGCCTCCTGCACCCCATCACCAGCATCGAGTACCAGTGGATCCAGGGCCGGCTCAAGGAGGAACAG CTGGAGGAGCTGGCCACCTCGTTCAGCAACCTGCTGGCCTACGGCCTCTCCCTCATCCGGAGGTTCCGGTCTGTTTTCCCCCTGTCTGTGTCCGACTCCCCAGCCCGGCTGCAGTCTCTTCTCAG GGTCCTCGTACAGATGTGCAAGATGAAGGCCTTTGGAGAACTGTGCCGGGACAGCGCCCCACTGCCCCACCTGGTGACCGAAGCGCTGAAG ACTGGCACCGTTGAGTGGTTCCACCTgaagcagcagcaccaccagcccATGGTGCAG GGCATGCTGGAGGCAGGCCAGGCCCTGCTGAGCCTGGTGCAGGACATCATAGTCGACCTACGCCAGTGCCAGCACACATGGAACAAGATCTTCCAGAA TACCCTCAAGGTCGACCTCTTCTCCATGGCTTTCCTGGAGCTGCAGTGGCTG GTGGCCAAGAGGGTGCAGGACCACACGGCGGTGGTGGCGGGCAACCCTGTGTCCCCAGAGGTGGGCGAGAGTCTATTCCAGCTCTATGTCAGCCTCAAGGAGCTCTGCCAGCTGGGCCCGGCCCCCGCAGAGAG AGATGGCGTCCAGGCCCTGGATGGCTTTCACCGCTGGTTCCAGCCCGCCATCCCCTCCTGGTTGCAGAAGACTTACAGTGTGGCCTTGGCGAGGGTGCAGCGCGCTGTGCAGATGGatgag CTGGTGCCCCTGGGTGAGCTGACCAAGCACAGCACGTCAGCCGTGGACCTGTCCACCTGCTTCGCCCAGATCAGCCACACTGCCCGGCAGCTGGACTGGCCCGACCCGGAGGAGGCCTTCATGATCACCGTCAAGTTTGTGGAG gatACCTGCCGGCTGGCTCTGGTGTACTGCAGCCTTATAAAGGCCCGGGCCCGTGAGCTCTCCGCAGGCCAGAAGGACCAGGGCCAGGCCGCCAACATG ctgtgCGTGGTGGTGAATGACATGGAGCAGCTGCGGCTGGTGATCGGCAGGCTGCCCACTCAGCTGGCGTGGGAGGCAGTGGAGCAGCGAGTAGGGGCTGTGCTGGAGCAGGGGCAGCTGCAGAACACGCTGCACGCCCAGCTGCAGGGCGCgctggctgggctgggccacGAGATCCGCACTGGCGTCCGCACTCTGGCTAAGCAG CTGGAGGCAGGCATTGCCAAGCACATCCAGAAACTCGTGGACGTCAAGGAGTCTGTCCTGCCTGAGGAT GCCATTCTGCCTCTGATGAAGTTTCTGGAGGTGAAGCTCTGCTACATGAATACCAACTTGGTGCAGGAGAACTTCAGCAG cctTCTGACCCTGCTCTGGACCCACACGCTCACCGTGCTGGTGGACGTGGCTGCCTCCCAGCGGAGCTGCCCCCTCGCCTCTAGCAGACTGAAGATTGCGTTGCAG AATCTGGAGATCTGCTTCTATGCGGAGGGCTGCGGCCTGCCACCTGCGGCGCTGCACACAGTCACCTTCCAG GCTCTGCGGAGGGACCTGGAGCTGCAGGCAGCTTCCAGCCGGGAGCTCATCCAGAAGTACTACTGCAGCCGCATCCAGCAGCAG gcagAAACCGCCTCCGAGGAGCTGGGGGCTGTCACGGTCAAGGCCTCCTACCGCGCCTCGGAGCAGAAGCTGCGGGTGGAACTGCTCAGCGCCTCCAGCCTGCTGCCCCTGGACTCCAATG GCTCCAGCGACCCCTTCGTCCAGCTGACCTTGGAGCCCAGGCACGAGTTCCCCGAGCTGGCCCCCCGGGAGACCCAGAGGCACAAGAAGGAGCTTCACCCTCTGTTTGATGAGACGTTTGAATT CCTGGTGCCTGCTGAGCCGTGCCAGAAGGACGGAGCGTGCCTCCTGCTCACGGTGCTGGACCATGACACGCTGGGGGCTGACGACTTGGAAGGGGAGGCCTTTCTGCCCCTGTGCTCGGTGCCAGGCCTGACTGGGACCGAGGAGCCTGGCGAGGTGCCTCAGATCCGCCTGCCCCTCACCTACCCCGCACTCAACG GGGATCCCATCCTGCAGCTGTTGGAGAGCCGAAAGGGTGATCGGGAGGCCCAGGTGTTTGTGAGGCTGCGGCGGCAGCGAGCCAAGCAGGCCTCCCAGCATGCCCCAAGGCCAGGGCGGTAG
- the WBP2 gene encoding WW domain-binding protein 2 isoform X2, with the protein MALNKNHSEGGGVIVNNTESILMSYDHVELTFNDMKNVPEAFKGTKKGTVYLTPYRVIFLSKGKDAMQSFMMPFYLMKDCEIKQPVFGANYIKGTVKAEAGGGWEGAASYKLTFTAGGAIEFGQRMLQVASQEFYPGPPMMDGAMGYVQPPPPPYPGPMEPPVSGPDVPSTPAAEAKAAEAAASAYYNPGNPHNVYMPTNQPPPPPYYPPEDKKTQ; encoded by the exons ATGGCGCTCAACAAGAACCACTCGGAGGGCGGCGGAGTGATCGTCAACAACACCGAGAG CATTCTGATGTCCTATGACCATGTGGAACTTACATTCAATGACATGAAGAACGTGCCCGAGGCCTTCAAAGGGACCAAGAAAGGCACCGTCTACCTTACTCCTTACCGG GTTATCTTTCTGTCCAAAGGAAAGGATGCCATGCAGTCTTTCATGATGCCATTTTATCTGATGAAGGACTGTGAGATCAAGCAGCCTGTGTTTGGTGCAAACTACATCAAGGGAACAGTGAAAGCTGAAGCAGGAG GTGGCTGGGAAGGCGCTGCGTCATACAAGTTGACCTTTACGGCAGGGGGCGCCATCGAGTTTGGACAGCGGATGCTACAGGTGGCATCTCAAG AGTTCTATCCAGGACCTCCCATGATGGATGGGGCCATGGGATATGTGCAGCCTCCACCGCCGCCCTACCCTGGGCCCATGGAGCCTCCAGTCAGCGGCCCTGATGTCCCCTCCACTCCAGCAG CTGAAGCCAAGGCTGCAGAAGCGGCTGCCAGCGCCTATTACAACCCGGGCAACCCACACAATGTCTACATGCCCACG aaCCAGCCTCCGCCACCTCCCTACTACCCCCCAGAAGATAAGAAGACGCAGTag
- the UNC13D gene encoding protein unc-13 homolog D isoform X1, with translation MATLLSHPQRRPPLLRQAIKIRRRRVRDLQDPLARPAQEIEPPSHHLSPEERALLYEETLYTVLHRLGQPEPNHVREASELLQYLQEAFHMGPEEHQQMLQQVQKLEKPIFCLKATVKQAKGILGKDVSGFSDPYCLLGIEQGVGVPGDSPGSRHRQKAVVRHTIPEEQTHRTQVITQTLNPVWEETFILEFENISNSSFHLDMWDLDTVESVRQKLGELTDLHGLRRIFKEARKDKGQDDFLGNVVVRLQDLHCREDQWYPLEPRTETHPDRGQCHLQFQLIHKRRATVASRSQPSYSVHLHLLQQLVSHEVTQHQAGSTSWDGSLSPQAATILFLHATQKDLSDFHQSMAQWLAYSRLYQSLEFPSSCLLHPITSIEYQWIQGRLKEEQLEELATSFSNLLAYGLSLIRRFRSVFPLSVSDSPARLQSLLRVLVQMCKMKAFGELCRDSAPLPHLVTEALKTGTVEWFHLKQQHHQPMVQGMLEAGQALLSLVQDIIVDLRQCQHTWNKIFQNTLKVDLFSMAFLELQWLVAKRVQDHTAVVAGNPVSPEVGESLFQLYVSLKELCQLGPAPAERDGVQALDGFHRWFQPAIPSWLQKTYSVALARVQRAVQMDELVPLGELTKHSTSAVDLSTCFAQISHTARQLDWPDPEEAFMITVKFVEDTCRLALVYCSLIKARARELSAGQKDQGQAANMLCVVVNDMEQLRLVIGRLPTQLAWEAVEQRVGAVLEQGQLQNTLHAQLQGALAGLGHEIRTGVRTLAKQLEAGIAKHIQKLVDVKESVLPEDAILPLMKFLEVKLCYMNTNLVQENFSSLLTLLWTHTLTVLVDVAASQRSCPLASSRLKIALQNLEICFYAEGCGLPPAALHTVTFQALRRDLELQAASSRELIQKYYCSRIQQQAETASEELGAVTVKASYRASEQKLRVELLSASSLLPLDSNGSSDPFVQLTLEPRHEFPELAPRETQRHKKELHPLFDETFEFLVPAEPCQKDGACLLLTVLDHDTLGADDLEGEAFLPLCSVPGLTGTEEPGEVPQIRLPLTYPALNGDPILQLLESRKGDREAQVFVRLRRQRAKQASQHAPRPGR, from the exons ATGGCGAcactcctctcccacccccagcgGCGCCCTCCCCTCTTACGCCAGGCCATCAAGATAAGGCGCCGCAGGGTCAGAGATCTGCAGGATCCCCTGGCCCGACCCGCTCAGGAG ATCGAGCCTCCATCCCATCACCTCTCCCCGGAGGAG CGGGCCCTGCTCTATGAGGAAACTCTCTACACCGTCCTGCACCGCCTGGGGCAGCCTGAGCCCAATCATGTGCGGGAGGCCTCCGAGCTGCTGCAGTACCTGCAGGAG GCCTTCCACATGGGACCCGAGGAGCACCAGCAGATGCTGCAGCAGGTCCAGAAACTTGAG AAGCCAATATTTTGTCTCAAGGCAACGGTGAAACAAGCCAAGGGCATTCTGGGCAAAGATGTCAGTG gaTTCAGTGACCCCTACTGCCTGCTGGGAATTGAGCAGGGGGTGGGTGTGCCGGGGGACAGCCCTGGGTCCCGGCATCGGCAGAAGGCTGTGGTGAGGCACACGATCCCCGAGGAACAGACCCACCGCACCCAGGTCATCACCCAGACCCTCAACCCCGTCTGGGAGGAGACCTTCATTCT GGAGTTTGAGAACATAAGCAACTCGAGCTTCCATCTGGACATGTG gGACCTGGACACCGTGGAGTCCGTCAGACAGAAGCTCGGGGAGCTCACAGACCTGCATGGGCTGCGGAG GATCTTTAAGGAGGCGCGGAAGGACAAAGGCCAGGATGATTTTCTGGGGAACGTGGTTGTGAGGCTACAG GATCTGCACTGCCGGGAGGATCAGTGGTACCCTCTGGAGCCGCGCACGGAGACCCACCCAGACCGGGGCCAGTGCCACCTCCAGTTCCAGCTCATCCACAAGCGG AGAGCCACTGTGGCCAGCCGCTCCCAACCCAGCTACTCGGTGCATCTCCACCTGCTCCAGCAGCTTGTGTCCCATGAGGTCACCCAGCACCAG GCAGGGAGTACCTCCTGGGATGGGTCGCTGAGTCCCCAGGCTGCCACCATCCTCTTTCTCCATGCAACGCAGAAGGACCTGTCCGACTTCCACCAGTCCATGGC GCAGTGGCTGGCCTACAGTCGTCTATACCAGAGCCTGGAGTTCCCGAGCAGCTGCCTCCTGCACCCCATCACCAGCATCGAGTACCAGTGGATCCAGGGCCGGCTCAAGGAGGAACAG CTGGAGGAGCTGGCCACCTCGTTCAGCAACCTGCTGGCCTACGGCCTCTCCCTCATCCGGAGGTTCCGGTCTGTTTTCCCCCTGTCTGTGTCCGACTCCCCAGCCCGGCTGCAGTCTCTTCTCAG GGTCCTCGTACAGATGTGCAAGATGAAGGCCTTTGGAGAACTGTGCCGGGACAGCGCCCCACTGCCCCACCTGGTGACCGAAGCGCTGAAG ACTGGCACCGTTGAGTGGTTCCACCTgaagcagcagcaccaccagcccATGGTGCAG GGCATGCTGGAGGCAGGCCAGGCCCTGCTGAGCCTGGTGCAGGACATCATAGTCGACCTACGCCAGTGCCAGCACACATGGAACAAGATCTTCCAGAA TACCCTCAAGGTCGACCTCTTCTCCATGGCTTTCCTGGAGCTGCAGTGGCTG GTGGCCAAGAGGGTGCAGGACCACACGGCGGTGGTGGCGGGCAACCCTGTGTCCCCAGAGGTGGGCGAGAGTCTATTCCAGCTCTATGTCAGCCTCAAGGAGCTCTGCCAGCTGGGCCCGGCCCCCGCAGAGAG AGATGGCGTCCAGGCCCTGGATGGCTTTCACCGCTGGTTCCAGCCCGCCATCCCCTCCTGGTTGCAGAAGACTTACAGTGTGGCCTTGGCGAGGGTGCAGCGCGCTGTGCAGATGGatgag CTGGTGCCCCTGGGTGAGCTGACCAAGCACAGCACGTCAGCCGTGGACCTGTCCACCTGCTTCGCCCAGATCAGCCACACTGCCCGGCAGCTGGACTGGCCCGACCCGGAGGAGGCCTTCATGATCACCGTCAAGTTTGTGGAG gatACCTGCCGGCTGGCTCTGGTGTACTGCAGCCTTATAAAGGCCCGGGCCCGTGAGCTCTCCGCAGGCCAGAAGGACCAGGGCCAGGCCGCCAACATG ctgtgCGTGGTGGTGAATGACATGGAGCAGCTGCGGCTGGTGATCGGCAGGCTGCCCACTCAGCTGGCGTGGGAGGCAGTGGAGCAGCGAGTAGGGGCTGTGCTGGAGCAGGGGCAGCTGCAGAACACGCTGCACGCCCAGCTGCAGGGCGCgctggctgggctgggccacGAGATCCGCACTGGCGTCCGCACTCTGGCTAAGCAG CTGGAGGCAGGCATTGCCAAGCACATCCAGAAACTCGTGGACGTCAAGGAGTCTGTCCTGCCTGAGGAT GCCATTCTGCCTCTGATGAAGTTTCTGGAGGTGAAGCTCTGCTACATGAATACCAACTTGGTGCAGGAGAACTTCAGCAG cctTCTGACCCTGCTCTGGACCCACACGCTCACCGTGCTGGTGGACGTGGCTGCCTCCCAGCGGAGCTGCCCCCTCGCCTCTAGCAGACTGAAGATTGCGTTGCAG AATCTGGAGATCTGCTTCTATGCGGAGGGCTGCGGCCTGCCACCTGCGGCGCTGCACACAGTCACCTTCCAG GCTCTGCGGAGGGACCTGGAGCTGCAGGCAGCTTCCAGCCGGGAGCTCATCCAGAAGTACTACTGCAGCCGCATCCAGCAGCAG gcagAAACCGCCTCCGAGGAGCTGGGGGCTGTCACGGTCAAGGCCTCCTACCGCGCCTCGGAGCAGAAGCTGCGGGTGGAACTGCTCAGCGCCTCCAGCCTGCTGCCCCTGGACTCCAATG GCTCCAGCGACCCCTTCGTCCAGCTGACCTTGGAGCCCAGGCACGAGTTCCCCGAGCTGGCCCCCCGGGAGACCCAGAGGCACAAGAAGGAGCTTCACCCTCTGTTTGATGAGACGTTTGAATT CCTGGTGCCTGCTGAGCCGTGCCAGAAGGACGGAGCGTGCCTCCTGCTCACGGTGCTGGACCATGACACGCTGGGGGCTGACGACTTGGAAGGGGAGGCCTTTCTGCCCCTGTGCTCGGTGCCAGGCCTGACTGGGACCGAGGAGCCTGGCGAGGTGCCTCAGATCCGCCTGCCCCTCACCTACCCCGCACTCAACG GGGATCCCATCCTGCAGCTGTTGGAGAGCCGAAAGGGTGATCGGGAGGCCCAGGTGTTTGTGAGGCTGCGGCGGCAGCGAGCCAAGCAGGCCTCCCAGCATGCCCCAAGGCCAGGGCGGTAG
- the WBP2 gene encoding WW domain-binding protein 2 isoform X3 has protein sequence MALNKNHSEGGGVIVNNTESILMSYDHVELTFNDMKNVPEAFKGTKKGTVYLTPYRVIFLSKGKDAMQSFMMPFYLMKDCEIKQPVFGANYIKGTVKAEAGGGWEGAASYKLTFTAGGAIEFGQRMLQVASQASRGEAPNGAYGYSYTPSGAYVFPPPVANGMYPCPPGYPYPPPPPEFYPGPPMMDGAMGYVQPPPPPYPGPMEPPVSGPDVPSTPAAEAKAAEAAASAYYNPGNPHNVYMPTNQPPPPPYYPPEDKKTQ, from the exons ATGGCGCTCAACAAGAACCACTCGGAGGGCGGCGGAGTGATCGTCAACAACACCGAGAG CATTCTGATGTCCTATGACCATGTGGAACTTACATTCAATGACATGAAGAACGTGCCCGAGGCCTTCAAAGGGACCAAGAAAGGCACCGTCTACCTTACTCCTTACCGG GTTATCTTTCTGTCCAAAGGAAAGGATGCCATGCAGTCTTTCATGATGCCATTTTATCTGATGAAGGACTGTGAGATCAAGCAGCCTGTGTTTGGTGCAAACTACATCAAGGGAACAGTGAAAGCTGAAGCAGGAG GTGGCTGGGAAGGCGCTGCGTCATACAAGTTGACCTTTACGGCAGGGGGCGCCATCGAGTTTGGACAGCGGATGCTACAGGTGGCATCTCAAG CCTCCCGAGGTGAAGCCCCCAATGGAGCCTATGGGTATTCTTACACGCCCAGCGGGGCCTATGTCTTTCCCCCGCCAGTCGCCAATGGAATGTACCCCTGCCCTCCTGGCTACCCCTATCCACCGCCCCCACCTG AGTTCTATCCAGGACCTCCCATGATGGATGGGGCCATGGGATATGTGCAGCCTCCACCGCCGCCCTACCCTGGGCCCATGGAGCCTCCAGTCAGCGGCCCTGATGTCCCCTCCACTCCAGCAG CTGAAGCCAAGGCTGCAGAAGCGGCTGCCAGCGCCTATTACAACCCGGGCAACCCACACAATGTCTACATGCCCACG aaCCAGCCTCCGCCACCTCCCTACTACCCCCCAGAAGATAAGAAGACGCAGTag
- the WBP2 gene encoding WW domain-binding protein 2 isoform X1, with protein sequence MSYDHVELTFNDMKNVPEAFKGTKKGTVYLTPYRVIFLSKGKDAMQSFMMPFYLMKDCEIKQPVFGANYIKGTVKAEAGGGWEGAASYKLTFTAGGAIEFGQRMLQVASQASRGEAPNGAYGYSYTPSGAYVFPPPVANGMYPCPPGYPYPPPPPEFYPGPPMMDGAMGYVQPPPPPYPGPMEPPVSGPDVPSTPAAEAKAAEAAASAYYNPGNPHNVYMPTNQPPPPPYYPPEDKKTQ encoded by the exons ATGTCCTATGACCATGTGGAACTTACATTCAATGACATGAAGAACGTGCCCGAGGCCTTCAAAGGGACCAAGAAAGGCACCGTCTACCTTACTCCTTACCGG GTTATCTTTCTGTCCAAAGGAAAGGATGCCATGCAGTCTTTCATGATGCCATTTTATCTGATGAAGGACTGTGAGATCAAGCAGCCTGTGTTTGGTGCAAACTACATCAAGGGAACAGTGAAAGCTGAAGCAGGAG GTGGCTGGGAAGGCGCTGCGTCATACAAGTTGACCTTTACGGCAGGGGGCGCCATCGAGTTTGGACAGCGGATGCTACAGGTGGCATCTCAAG CCTCCCGAGGTGAAGCCCCCAATGGAGCCTATGGGTATTCTTACACGCCCAGCGGGGCCTATGTCTTTCCCCCGCCAGTCGCCAATGGAATGTACCCCTGCCCTCCTGGCTACCCCTATCCACCGCCCCCACCTG AGTTCTATCCAGGACCTCCCATGATGGATGGGGCCATGGGATATGTGCAGCCTCCACCGCCGCCCTACCCTGGGCCCATGGAGCCTCCAGTCAGCGGCCCTGATGTCCCCTCCACTCCAGCAG CTGAAGCCAAGGCTGCAGAAGCGGCTGCCAGCGCCTATTACAACCCGGGCAACCCACACAATGTCTACATGCCCACG aaCCAGCCTCCGCCACCTCCCTACTACCCCCCAGAAGATAAGAAGACGCAGTag